acaatacaaaaaaaataataaaagcaccattatacaaaattaaatccaccgaaatataaaaaaataataataataaaaacaatttaccACGTAAAAATATAACAATCTAAAAAATGACAACCATATCCCTAGCCTATTTAAGTTCTATATTACCTGTTTCGCTTGGATCCAGAGCAATGCCGCATCGTCAAATGGGAACCCTAATCGATCTTTGCATTCGCCGGCAAGAAATTACCATAAACAAAACGAACAATTCGATACAAATCAATGGAGGAAGAAGGTAAAGAACGATGAGAGATTGATTTGATTAGGTTCTGATTCCGGCATTGTTGGGGAAATTGAAGGATTTGTACTTGCAGGTTGTTTGAGGGAGGCCAACGTCGGAGCCGATGAGCTTTCTGATTTCAGatctgaacttgaagaagacGTGTCTCCAACTACCTCTGTTTTGAGATCCAAGGATCTTGGATTCCTCTTCGTTCATTTCGAGATCTTTGGCGAAGATAGGTTTGCGAGAGAGGATCCAAGCCCAGCCCCAGTCCCACCACTTTCTAACGGAGCTGCCGGCGAGATCTCCGATTGAGGACATGGACTTGGATTTTCGAATGGCCCATGCGGTTGCAGGGGAGGAGATAGGCTGGATTCGGAGGGAGAGAGAGGAGAGGCGGCGGCGGAGGGTTTGGTCGGCGGGGGAGTCGGTGTGGGAGAGAGGGAGGGCGTCGGGGAGAAGCCTGGAGGGGAGAAAGGAGCGAGTCTTGTGGAAGGTGTGGACGACGGAGGACATGGTGAGGAGACGGCGGAGGGGAAGGGAAGTGGAGAAGGGGGAAGTGGGAGGTTGGGGGAAATGAAAATGAGAATGAGAAGAGAGTGTTTTTTGTGTGTAAAGAACAGCTGGATCACAGGCTGTTTTATTCGCTTTGCGGTGGGGGTGGGGGGTGGGTCGTGGGATGATTATCGTGGGGCCCTTTACACctttcactttcttttttctttttcttttttttttccttgacaaattttgtgtgaatttaattttttcttttcaaataaagaaaaatagatcACGAATAGACTACTATCTATCACATATACACGatagtatttttttattatgtataAATATTAAGGAAAATATATCGCAAATAGACATTCATATTTAATAGACACAATAGATATAAATAATAATCTAtcattatgatattttattattatatataaatatttttttagtgattttgtcatctaaaatattttttttatgagacTTATTTATTTGTAAGTCAACCAAAATTGAGATAAGTTGTAAAAATTTTgtacataaattaaaaaaaaaaaaagagggtaAATTTTGGGTGAAACTCGTAGAACCTTGAGTTAAGTTAGCCATTAGCTAGATTATCGGCTTCATACTAATGTCATCAAATGGTGAAGTCTGTTGAAATTTTTACATGTACTTTAGTATGGAAGTGGATAAGATATATATTAATTACTAAATATCCATGACTTTATATTTCACCtcataattattgaattaaggGGTTGTTTAAAAGTACCTAATGTAATGAGTTTGTAATGTAATGTAATctaaaatttatgtttgaatTGAGTGTTTTTTGCTCGATTTACAATACAAAACTCATTCCATTCTCATACTTTTCAACTCAACCCTTTTCTTACCGTTTTCACGTTTTACAATCACATTTTCATTTAGCTCTCAATTCCTCACTCATTCCAGTGCTTCTCTAATTCTCAGTAATTCTAATTACATTTCACCCTCCCAAACAACACCTAAAAGATAATATCAGTATATAACATAAGTTTTATATCAATGAAATTAGTAATATTTGTATTATGTTGGCACTCGGATCTCGCACATATTCATTGTCGTCCGTGCTCCTCATGGACTTGACCTCTAACTCGCTTCTCCTCATTTTATCTCGCTTTTCAAGCTAACTTGCGTAAGAGATCCTCATagctaaaaataaataaataaataaataaggtcaTAGCTTTTTGAAGATCACTTACTTTTCTACTTTGGAGTCATCAAATGAGGCTATTTAAAATACCCTTTCTCTAAAGTCCCCTATGATTTGTGTAACCATGGTGATGTTGGAGTTGTTTATGATAATGTTCAAGGTTGCAGgttgtcacggtcatgcttgtccagggctgttgcccatggccacatgcccgatccaacctctttctagcatactttcatgtcatgtattgtattagtttagttagcttCCTTTCTTTACATTTCCATTGTAAATGATCGCTCGCCTTTTTGCATATGCAAAGGTGttagttggctttttgttcagaatgcactatatggggataagactaatcatcacttccTCATATCCGGAggagtactctataaagccatTGTTGTTGCTCATTGCTTtttagtctactacaatctttctttctttattcacactcacaaaaatgcttacgaaaacctttttctccaaacttgttttctaaaaccgttttccctaaaacgggggtggaggttgcaagagaCACTCGGTGTGTCACCGGCAGTCCGTATTtgagttggctgacttgttcgtgagccgGAACAATGCCGCACAATCgataagagaagcttccgaaagagcgattgtgacaattgatatcagagtcaAGTCGGCTTATAGAGGGAAAGATCAGCGATCATGTCGGCGACGAAGAACTTGAACAAGTCCCATGTGGACAGGCTGATAGAGATGGAAGAACAAATGCTCTATCTGAGAGAGGTCCCAGACAGTATCCGTTTCTTGGAGACTCAGTTACAAGAAGTTGCTGAGAAAGCTGATGGAATTGATGCGATAGTTGGCCGCCTAGACAAGTTATCCGTCAGAGAACTGATGATGAGGGTAGAGACCCTTGAGACAAAAGTTGCACGGTCCAGCAGTTTTGAACGTGGTGATAGCTCATCGGGATCTGTTGCCCACATAGAGGAGCGCGTCAAAGAGTTGGATGGCTCCTAGAAAGCAATAATTCAGATGGTAACCAATCAGTCTAAAGACTTTCGGTCGGTCCTTGACGTCGTCAGAGCCGAGATAGCGGATGTAAGTGCAAGGGTGATTCTCACCATCCGAGCAGTAGGGAACAACCCCATCTAGGGGAGCAATGGCAGTAAGCAGAATAAAAGTCCCGGAACCG
This Benincasa hispida cultivar B227 unplaced genomic scaffold, ASM972705v1 Contig189, whole genome shotgun sequence DNA region includes the following protein-coding sequences:
- the LOC120069048 gene encoding uncharacterized protein LOC120069048, with the protein product MSSVVHTFHKTRSFLPSRLLPDALPLSHTDSPADQTLRRRLSSLSLRIQPISSPATAWAIRKSKSMSSIGDLAGSSVRKWWDWGWAWILSRKPIFAKDLEMNEEESKILGSQNRGSWRHVFFKFRSEIRKLIGSDVGLPQTTCKYKSFNFPNNAGIRT